In the Paenibacillus sp. FSL H7-0357 genome, one interval contains:
- the nikC gene encoding nickel transporter permease produces the protein MFRISLFKNTGARLGAGIVLLFICIGLFAPWLSPSDPLQIHMEHKLSMPSWQYPLGTDHLGRCVLSRLIYGTRTSLYYSFIVLIVVFAISIPVGLLAGYVGGKLDHLMMRIIDILLAFPSLILSLAIAAMLGPSMKNLLIAFAAVWWTGYARVIRSMVLEIKESGYILAAKASGTPHLQIVLRHILLNAARPILVLASMEVGTIMLSIAGLSFLGLGAQPPTPEWGIMLNDSRAYIQTQPRLMLFPGLAIMLAVLGFNLLGEGLRRSEHDFGTIGKWGFRR, from the coding sequence ATGTTTCGTATTAGCTTATTTAAGAATACAGGAGCCCGGTTGGGAGCGGGCATAGTGCTCTTATTCATTTGTATAGGACTCTTCGCCCCCTGGCTGTCACCCTCCGATCCGCTGCAGATTCACATGGAACACAAATTGAGCATGCCTTCCTGGCAATACCCGCTCGGTACCGATCATCTGGGACGCTGTGTCTTATCCCGGTTGATCTATGGAACCCGGACATCCCTGTATTATTCATTCATAGTGCTGATCGTTGTTTTTGCGATCAGCATTCCGGTTGGTCTTCTTGCCGGTTACGTTGGCGGAAAGCTCGATCACTTGATGATGCGGATCATCGACATCCTGCTTGCCTTTCCGAGCCTGATTCTATCCCTTGCTATTGCAGCCATGCTGGGACCCAGTATGAAGAACCTGTTAATCGCATTTGCCGCAGTGTGGTGGACGGGGTACGCCAGGGTGATCCGCAGCATGGTGCTTGAAATTAAGGAAAGTGGATATATTCTGGCAGCCAAAGCGTCAGGCACTCCCCATCTGCAAATCGTACTCAGGCATATCCTGCTGAACGCTGCCCGACCCATTCTGGTTCTTGCTTCTATGGAGGTGGGTACAATTATGCTCTCGATTGCAGGTTTGTCTTTTCTGGGTTTGGGAGCCCAGCCGCCAACACCGGAATGGGGGATTATGCTGAACGACAGCCGCGCCTACATTCAGACGCAGCCGCGGCTAATGCTGTTCCCCGGACTGGCAATAATGCTTGCTGTCCTGGGCTTTAATCTGCTGGGGGAGGGCTTGCGCCGGTCAGAGCATGATTTCGGTACTATAGGGAAGTGGGGATTCAGAAGATGA
- the nikB gene encoding nickel ABC transporter permease, which produces MELNAIIRYLLQRLLQMIPVLLGISFITFALMHLTPGDPAEIMLRVDGIKPTREAIEATRHILGLDGPIHMQYFHWLYRVLHLDLGISYSSSRPVFTELMDRFPATMLLSACSLLAAILIALPLGVGSALYPGRLPDRLGRVVALLSVSMPGYWLSLLLIYYGAVKLKLFPVTGMEGAASVILPAFTLGFGMAGVYIRLIRSSLLNVLGKPYITAARAKGLQEWRIITGHALRNALLPSLTLLGVNIAGLLGGSVIVETIFSWPGIGKYAIEAIFGKDYVVIQGYVLLMAVVVVLINLAVDLLHLLLDPRIRLR; this is translated from the coding sequence TTGGAGTTGAATGCCATCATTCGTTATCTGTTGCAGCGTTTGCTGCAGATGATCCCCGTGCTGTTAGGCATCTCTTTCATTACCTTTGCGCTGATGCACTTAACGCCAGGTGATCCGGCGGAGATTATGCTGCGTGTTGACGGCATTAAGCCTACACGTGAAGCTATTGAAGCGACCAGGCATATCCTTGGTCTGGACGGTCCTATACATATGCAGTACTTCCATTGGTTGTACCGGGTGCTCCATCTCGATTTAGGGATATCTTACAGCAGCAGCCGTCCCGTGTTCACGGAGCTAATGGATCGTTTTCCGGCCACAATGCTGCTCAGCGCCTGTTCCTTATTGGCTGCAATTCTTATTGCCCTGCCTCTTGGAGTGGGCTCAGCACTGTATCCGGGGAGACTGCCCGATCGGCTGGGCAGAGTAGTCGCACTGCTCAGTGTTTCAATGCCAGGGTATTGGCTTAGCCTGCTCCTGATTTATTATGGTGCAGTGAAGCTTAAACTGTTTCCTGTTACGGGAATGGAGGGGGCTGCCAGTGTAATTCTGCCTGCATTTACACTAGGCTTTGGTATGGCAGGAGTCTATATCCGTTTGATTCGTTCCAGTCTGCTGAACGTTCTGGGCAAGCCGTACATCACGGCAGCCAGAGCCAAGGGACTGCAGGAATGGAGGATTATCACAGGTCATGCACTCCGCAATGCGCTTCTTCCAAGTCTTACCCTCCTTGGTGTTAACATAGCCGGGCTGCTCGGCGGCTCTGTTATTGTTGAAACTATATTTTCCTGGCCGGGAATCGGTAAATATGCCATCGAGGCTATTTTTGGGAAGGACTATGTTGTCATTCAGGGTTATGTATTATTGATGGCTGTTGTCGTTGTCCTGATTAACCTGGCAGTGGATCTGCTGCATCTGCTGCTGGATCCTCGAATCAGGCTGCGGTGA
- a CDS encoding ABC transporter ATP-binding protein has protein sequence MMEGPALLKVSHLCTSFHTGSRKVTAVDDVSIEVKPQQIVALVGESGSGKSVTAMSILGLVDPPGIIESGEIRLGCNNLLECSSRQLRKLRGTEMAVIFQDPMNALNPVLTIGRQLMETIMLHKRVSGKEAKALALRQMQQAGLAEPERLFNKYPFQISGGMCQRVMIAIALVSGARLLIADEPTTALDVTIQAQILKELDRIRWENHVGILLITHDLGVVAELADYVYVMKSGKIVESGNVFELFSNPVHPYTKYLMECR, from the coding sequence ATGATGGAAGGACCTGCACTGCTGAAAGTCAGTCATTTATGTACCAGCTTCCATACAGGGAGTCGAAAAGTTACGGCTGTGGATGATGTCAGCATCGAAGTGAAGCCGCAGCAAATTGTAGCACTCGTCGGTGAGAGCGGCAGCGGCAAAAGTGTTACGGCAATGTCCATCTTAGGATTAGTAGATCCGCCAGGCATTATTGAGAGCGGAGAAATCCGGCTGGGATGCAACAACCTACTGGAGTGCTCCAGCCGCCAGTTGAGGAAGCTCCGGGGAACAGAAATGGCTGTTATCTTTCAAGATCCCATGAATGCGCTGAATCCGGTGCTGACTATTGGCAGGCAGCTTATGGAGACGATTATGCTGCACAAGCGGGTATCGGGAAAAGAAGCTAAGGCGCTTGCCTTGAGGCAGATGCAGCAAGCAGGCTTGGCCGAACCTGAGCGGCTTTTCAATAAATATCCTTTTCAGATCAGCGGTGGCATGTGTCAGCGGGTAATGATCGCCATCGCACTGGTTTCCGGTGCACGCCTGCTTATTGCAGATGAGCCTACAACAGCATTGGATGTAACCATTCAAGCCCAGATTCTCAAAGAGCTGGACAGAATTAGATGGGAGAACCATGTCGGCATCTTGCTGATCACACATGACCTCGGCGTTGTAGCTGAGCTCGCAGATTATGTATATGTGATGAAGTCCGGGAAGATCGTGGAATCGGGAAATGTGTTTGAACTCTTTTCGAATCCAGTGCATCCATATACTAAGTATTTGATGGAATGCAGATAA